The Pseudofrankia inefficax genome window below encodes:
- a CDS encoding pyridoxamine 5'-phosphate oxidase family protein yields METTNLATLYDSPLLDWSGIEARLGRGLPQAPHAGGPDRHTCWLATINPDGSPHVTGIGALWTGGTFWFETGRGTRKGRNLARDPRCTLSVATHEFDLTVEGTADLVTDPATVSELAALWAAQGWPALVDDTGLALTAEFSAPSAGPPPWHVYRLTVRAATALATVDPGGATRWRF; encoded by the coding sequence ATGGAGACCACCAACCTCGCCACCCTGTACGACTCGCCACTGCTCGACTGGTCCGGGATCGAGGCCCGGCTCGGGCGGGGCCTGCCCCAGGCGCCCCACGCCGGCGGCCCGGACCGTCATACCTGCTGGCTGGCCACGATCAACCCGGACGGCAGCCCTCACGTCACCGGCATCGGCGCGCTGTGGACCGGCGGCACCTTCTGGTTCGAGACCGGGCGGGGCACCCGCAAGGGTCGCAACCTCGCCCGTGACCCGCGCTGCACCCTGAGCGTCGCCACCCACGAGTTCGACCTGACCGTCGAGGGCACAGCCGATCTGGTCACCGATCCGGCCACGGTCTCCGAGCTCGCGGCGCTCTGGGCCGCCCAGGGCTGGCCGGCCCTGGTCGACGACACCGGCCTCGCGCTCACCGCCGAGTTCAGCGCCCCGTCGGCGGGCCCGCCGCCCTGGCACGTGTACCGCCTGACGGTCCGCGCCGCGACGGCCCTGGCCACCGTCGACCCCGGCGGCGCCACAAGGTGGCGCTTCTAG
- a CDS encoding sulfotransferase family protein, which translates to MERLVASPIFIFSPPRSGSTLLRTVLDSHSEIHAPHELHLSLLAVQTREWNAGRHAERYAEIAIDALGLTLRDLEHLLWDRLLHRQLARSGKRLIVNKTTNEVLTWRRVAECWPGARYIYLVRHPASIAASLARAWEGRVDMDPVGRTVGFVRSMNEARAELPGLTVRYEELTTNPADVARRLCAFLDVPWEPTMTEYGRFGHGPFTRGIGDWSDNIRSGRIQPHRPLPAGDEVPEALREPARSWHYPIETPRPAAATSEPAAC; encoded by the coding sequence ATGGAACGGCTGGTAGCGTCGCCAATCTTCATCTTCTCGCCGCCGCGCTCCGGTTCAACACTCCTGCGGACCGTTCTCGACAGTCATTCGGAGATTCACGCTCCGCACGAGCTGCACCTGTCACTGCTGGCGGTGCAGACCAGGGAATGGAATGCGGGCCGCCACGCCGAGCGCTACGCCGAGATCGCGATCGACGCGCTAGGTCTCACGCTGCGGGACCTCGAGCACCTTCTGTGGGACCGCCTCCTGCACCGCCAGCTGGCGCGCAGCGGCAAACGCCTGATCGTGAACAAGACGACGAACGAGGTGCTGACGTGGCGCCGCGTCGCCGAATGCTGGCCGGGCGCGCGTTACATCTACCTCGTCCGGCATCCGGCCAGCATCGCGGCGTCGCTGGCCCGCGCCTGGGAAGGGCGGGTCGACATGGATCCGGTGGGCCGGACGGTCGGGTTCGTGCGGTCGATGAACGAGGCCCGCGCCGAGCTCCCCGGCCTGACCGTCCGCTATGAGGAGCTCACCACGAACCCGGCGGACGTCGCGCGGCGCCTGTGCGCCTTCCTGGACGTGCCATGGGAACCGACGATGACGGAGTACGGCCGGTTCGGGCACGGCCCCTTCACCCGCGGCATCGGCGACTGGAGTGACAACATCCGGTCCGGCCGGATCCAGCCGCACCGCCCGCTGCCAGCCGGCGACGAGGTGCCGGAAGCGCTGCGAGAGCCGGCGCGGTCCTGGCATTACCCGATCGAGACACCCCGGCCCGCGGCGGCCACCTCGGAACCGGCGGCCTGTTGA
- a CDS encoding cytochrome P450, whose amino-acid sequence MTSGQLGNVVPDALDLFDSAHRLDPYPGYGRLRDTPGRAAVRLGDTEVTLLSRYADCAAVLQSPAWGHGNADRLSPFWDQETSLPGSFIRMDPPDHRRLRALVNKAFSARMVADLAPMITRLVDSLVDHAIAAGGLDVVRDLSAPLALAMVGQRLLGVPARDADLLRAWELAIARGTDPEPLLSAEEIAGRDEAGAGVVGYLADLVRRRRAEPRDDLLSRLIAVEEAGDALSAPEVIGICVLLLIAGMETSINLVGNGVRALLAHPDQLELLRRRPELTGSAVEEILRYDTPTQFTMRVALTDTTVGGRAFRRGDGVIVLMASAGRDAAVFAEPDRLDLTRYAEPGRSPRHLGFSLGAHYCLGAPLARLEASTAIGTLVRRAPGLRLATDEPVSYQPSIIHRGPRSLPVELTTTAA is encoded by the coding sequence ATGACCTCTGGCCAGCTCGGGAACGTCGTGCCCGACGCGCTCGACCTGTTCGACAGCGCTCATCGCCTCGACCCGTACCCGGGCTACGGCCGGCTGCGGGACACCCCCGGCCGGGCCGCCGTCCGGCTCGGGGACACCGAGGTCACGCTGCTGTCCCGGTACGCCGACTGCGCCGCCGTGTTGCAGAGCCCGGCGTGGGGGCACGGGAACGCCGACCGGCTCAGCCCGTTCTGGGACCAGGAGACGAGCCTGCCGGGCTCGTTCATCCGGATGGACCCCCCGGACCACCGGCGGCTGCGCGCCCTGGTCAACAAGGCGTTCAGCGCCCGGATGGTCGCCGACCTCGCCCCGATGATCACACGCCTGGTGGACAGCCTCGTCGACCACGCCATCGCGGCCGGAGGGCTCGACGTCGTCCGGGACCTGTCCGCGCCGCTCGCCCTGGCGATGGTGGGCCAGCGGCTGCTCGGCGTGCCGGCGCGGGACGCGGACCTGCTGCGCGCGTGGGAGCTGGCGATCGCCCGCGGCACCGACCCGGAGCCGCTGCTGTCCGCCGAGGAGATCGCCGGGCGCGACGAGGCCGGCGCGGGCGTCGTCGGGTACCTGGCGGACCTCGTCCGGCGCCGCCGCGCCGAGCCCCGGGATGACCTGCTGAGCCGGCTCATCGCCGTCGAGGAGGCCGGGGACGCGCTCAGCGCGCCGGAGGTCATCGGCATCTGCGTGCTGCTGCTCATCGCCGGGATGGAGACGAGCATCAACCTGGTCGGCAACGGCGTCCGGGCGCTGCTGGCCCACCCCGACCAGCTGGAGTTGCTGCGCCGCCGGCCCGAGCTCACCGGCTCGGCCGTCGAGGAGATCCTGCGCTACGACACCCCGACCCAGTTCACGATGCGGGTCGCCCTGACCGACACGACGGTCGGCGGCCGCGCCTTCCGCCGGGGTGACGGCGTCATCGTGCTGATGGCCTCGGCCGGCCGGGACGCCGCGGTCTTCGCCGAGCCCGACCGGCTCGACCTCACCCGCTACGCCGAGCCCGGTCGCTCGCCCCGCCACCTCGGCTTCAGCCTCGGGGCGCACTACTGCCTCGGGGCGCCGCTGGCCCGCCTGGAGGCCTCGACCGCGATCGGGACCCTGGTGCGGCGGGCCCCGGGGCTGCGCCTGGCCACCGACGAGCCGGTGTCCTACCAGCCGAGCATCATCCATCGGGGCCCGCGTTCGCTGCCCGTCGAGCTGACCACCACCGCGGCCTGA
- a CDS encoding alpha/beta fold hydrolase gives MTPEGGRAEGGGARPPLVVLVHGARDQGSSFARVTALLDDLEVLSYDRRGWDDDPAWDGVPAGVDGHTDDLLALLGERPATVVGHSWGGHVAVAAAIRRPDLIASVGLWETALQWEPWWPADHRQLISNAVARLREKPPGTPRQNRERLLFVAEATEMFTAPYDLGRLKARCIVGYGDAPFPIFEPGVRAFAKLMDAEQFTLPGATHMAHRENPADFARFVRRAVALGRPGEAA, from the coding sequence GTGACGCCCGAAGGCGGTCGCGCCGAAGGCGGCGGCGCGCGGCCACCGCTGGTGGTCCTCGTGCACGGCGCCCGCGACCAGGGATCGAGCTTCGCGCGCGTCACCGCGCTCCTGGACGACCTGGAGGTGCTGTCCTACGACCGCCGCGGCTGGGACGACGACCCGGCCTGGGACGGCGTCCCCGCCGGCGTCGACGGCCACACCGACGACCTGCTCGCCCTGCTCGGCGAGCGGCCCGCGACGGTCGTCGGGCACAGCTGGGGCGGCCACGTCGCCGTCGCCGCGGCCATCCGGCGGCCCGACCTCATCGCGTCCGTCGGCCTCTGGGAGACGGCGCTGCAGTGGGAGCCCTGGTGGCCGGCGGACCACCGGCAGCTCATCAGCAACGCGGTCGCGCGGCTGCGGGAGAAGCCACCGGGCACGCCGCGGCAGAACCGCGAGCGCCTGCTGTTCGTCGCCGAGGCGACGGAGATGTTCACCGCGCCCTACGACCTGGGCCGGCTGAAGGCCCGCTGCATCGTCGGGTACGGCGACGCGCCCTTCCCCATCTTCGAGCCAGGGGTGCGCGCCTTCGCCAAGCTCATGGACGCCGAGCAGTTCACGCTGCCCGGCGCCACCCACATGGCGCACCGCGAGAACCCGGCCGACTTCGCCCGTTTCGTCCGCCGCGCGGTCGCGCTGGGCCGGCCCGGCGAAGCCGCCTGA
- a CDS encoding cytochrome P450 yields MTTTELPARALDPTRDDRKSAALAAQRVHADAGARVVGSFELGRAILRSAQMRQAGASSDQMDPEDEFCPVFFLDGDSHRRRRTAIARFFTPKAISARHRLVMERTTEELLRGVRATGTGQLDKLSYKLAVAVAAEIVGLTDSDQAGMAKRIQATLLGTRLRGAHPVVRFGLQALTAVHAMRFFVRDVRPAIRSRRERRQDDVISHLLDEGYPDKAILIECMTYAVAGMVTTREFIVMAAWHLFDDDALRARFTAGDEADQTAILEEILRLEPVAAMLHRRSTEDADLGLDSVKAGELLAVNIRAANVDPATVGQCPHAVDPDRARREKAVGSYMSFGDGSHRCPGAQVAITETRVFLDALMRLPDVRLARVPDMTWCDGLMSYELRDAVVTCSTS; encoded by the coding sequence GTGACCACTACGGAGCTCCCCGCGCGTGCGCTGGATCCGACCCGCGACGACCGCAAGTCGGCGGCCCTGGCGGCGCAGCGGGTGCACGCCGACGCCGGGGCGCGCGTCGTCGGCAGCTTCGAGCTGGGCCGCGCGATCCTGCGCAGCGCGCAGATGCGGCAGGCCGGCGCGAGCTCCGACCAGATGGACCCCGAGGACGAGTTCTGCCCGGTCTTCTTCCTCGACGGCGACAGCCACCGCCGCCGGCGCACGGCGATCGCCCGGTTCTTCACCCCGAAGGCCATCAGCGCCCGCCACCGCCTGGTCATGGAACGCACGACCGAGGAGCTGCTGCGGGGAGTCCGGGCCACCGGCACGGGGCAGCTCGACAAGCTCAGCTACAAGCTCGCGGTCGCGGTCGCCGCGGAGATCGTCGGTCTGACGGACAGCGACCAGGCCGGGATGGCCAAGCGCATCCAGGCGACCCTGCTCGGCACCCGGCTGCGCGGGGCGCACCCCGTCGTGCGCTTCGGCCTGCAGGCCCTGACCGCCGTGCACGCGATGCGGTTCTTCGTCCGGGACGTGCGCCCCGCGATCAGGTCCCGGCGCGAGCGGCGGCAGGACGACGTCATCTCGCACCTGCTCGACGAGGGCTACCCGGACAAGGCGATCCTCATCGAGTGCATGACCTACGCCGTCGCCGGGATGGTGACGACCCGTGAGTTCATCGTGATGGCCGCCTGGCACCTGTTCGACGACGACGCCCTGCGCGCCCGCTTCACCGCCGGCGACGAGGCCGACCAGACCGCGATCCTGGAGGAGATCCTGCGCCTGGAACCGGTCGCCGCGATGCTCCACCGGCGCTCCACCGAGGACGCCGACCTCGGGCTCGACTCGGTCAAGGCGGGCGAGCTGCTCGCCGTCAACATCCGGGCCGCGAACGTCGACCCGGCGACGGTCGGACAGTGCCCGCACGCGGTCGACCCCGACCGGGCCAGGCGCGAGAAGGCCGTCGGCTCGTACATGAGCTTCGGCGACGGCAGCCACCGGTGCCCCGGCGCCCAGGTCGCGATCACCGAGACCCGGGTGTTCCTCGACGCCCTGATGCGCCTGCCCGACGTGCGCCTCGCCCGCGTCCCGGACATGACCTGGTGCGACGGGTTGATGAGCTACGAGCTGCGCGACGCCGTCGTCACCTGCTCGACGAGCTGA
- a CDS encoding TetR/AcrR family transcriptional regulator, protein MVAGGSGSGSAPDGTRGAARQAPKARSYENSQRSRQAAATRERIVATATDLVHELPNWDWRNLTVRAVARRAGVNESTVYRHFATERNLRDAVLRQLETEAGVELENLTLDNFGQTIAQTFAYLATFPIGSRPIEDPTFAALDERRRHALRAALTASAADWTDEEREMTAAALDAFWSVGTFERMVTTWDLDPEKATSAATWVIGLIEAAVRDGRGPGQAAGA, encoded by the coding sequence ATGGTGGCCGGCGGCTCAGGCAGCGGTTCGGCCCCCGACGGGACGCGCGGCGCCGCCCGGCAGGCCCCGAAGGCGCGCTCGTACGAGAACTCGCAGCGCTCCCGGCAGGCCGCGGCGACCCGGGAGCGCATCGTCGCCACCGCCACCGACCTGGTGCACGAGCTGCCGAACTGGGACTGGCGCAACCTGACGGTCCGCGCGGTGGCCCGGCGGGCCGGGGTGAACGAGAGCACGGTCTACCGGCACTTCGCCACCGAGCGCAACCTGCGCGACGCCGTCCTGCGCCAGCTGGAGACCGAGGCGGGCGTCGAGCTGGAGAACCTGACCCTCGACAACTTCGGCCAGACGATCGCGCAGACGTTCGCCTATCTGGCGACGTTCCCCATCGGCAGCCGGCCGATCGAGGACCCGACCTTCGCGGCGCTCGACGAACGCCGCCGCCACGCGCTGCGGGCCGCGCTCACCGCGTCGGCGGCCGACTGGACCGACGAGGAACGCGAGATGACCGCCGCGGCGCTGGACGCCTTCTGGAGCGTCGGGACCTTCGAGCGCATGGTCACCACCTGGGACCTCGACCCCGAGAAGGCGACGAGCGCCGCCACCTGGGTCATCGGCCTCATCGAGGCCGCGGTCCGCGACGGGCGCGGCCCCGGCCAGGCCGCCGGGGCCTAG
- a CDS encoding thiolase family protein, protein MTDAVIVSTARTPIARARKGSLVSLDAFQLAEVVVPAVLERSGVPARDVDGLVLAEAYQGGGVLSRNVAVRLGLADVAGIATNQHCAGGLAAVAIAAGSVRAGMDQVVIAGGTESLTNSAMTTTKRGPDGNPMTFVSASHPETPDAPAFDMSITVGENTARELGLTRLDVDEWAAYSHGQAIASIDGGYFVDQIVPVNVPQPDGTTKVFDTDEFPRRGTTVETLAQLRLLHPELPDATVTAGNAAGLNDAAAAVTVASGEYAAAHGLAPLARIRSWASVGLAPALTGLGPSLAIPKALDRAGLTLADIDLFEVNEAFCSVPVATIRKLGIRPEIVNVNGSGASLGHPIAATGARMVVTMVAELRRRGNSLGVVSMCAGGGMGAAMVIEVR, encoded by the coding sequence GTGACCGACGCAGTCATCGTCTCGACCGCGCGTACGCCCATCGCGCGGGCCCGCAAGGGGTCGCTGGTCAGCCTGGACGCGTTCCAGCTCGCCGAGGTCGTCGTGCCCGCCGTGCTGGAGCGTTCCGGGGTGCCGGCCCGCGACGTCGACGGCCTGGTGCTGGCCGAGGCCTACCAGGGCGGCGGTGTCCTGTCGCGCAACGTCGCGGTGCGCCTGGGCCTGGCCGACGTCGCCGGGATCGCGACGAACCAGCACTGTGCCGGGGGCCTCGCGGCCGTCGCGATCGCGGCGGGCAGCGTGCGGGCCGGCATGGACCAGGTGGTCATCGCCGGCGGCACCGAGAGCCTGACCAACAGCGCGATGACCACGACGAAGCGGGGCCCGGACGGGAACCCGATGACCTTCGTGTCGGCGTCGCACCCGGAGACGCCGGACGCCCCCGCCTTCGACATGTCGATCACCGTCGGTGAGAACACCGCCCGCGAGCTGGGCCTGACCCGCCTCGACGTCGACGAGTGGGCCGCCTACAGCCACGGCCAGGCGATCGCGTCGATCGACGGCGGCTACTTCGTCGACCAGATCGTGCCCGTCAACGTGCCGCAGCCGGACGGGACGACGAAGGTGTTCGACACCGACGAGTTCCCGCGCCGCGGCACGACCGTGGAGACGCTCGCCCAGCTGCGCCTGCTGCACCCCGAGCTGCCGGACGCGACGGTGACCGCCGGCAACGCCGCAGGCCTGAACGACGCCGCGGCCGCCGTCACCGTCGCCAGCGGCGAGTACGCGGCGGCGCACGGCCTGGCGCCGCTGGCCCGGATCCGCTCGTGGGCCTCGGTCGGCCTCGCCCCGGCGCTGACCGGGCTCGGCCCGTCGCTGGCGATCCCGAAGGCACTCGACCGGGCCGGCCTGACACTGGCGGACATCGACCTGTTCGAGGTCAACGAGGCGTTCTGCTCGGTGCCGGTCGCGACGATCCGCAAGCTCGGCATCAGGCCCGAGATCGTGAACGTCAACGGCAGCGGCGCGAGCCTCGGCCACCCGATCGCCGCCACCGGCGCCCGGATGGTCGTGACGATGGTCGCCGAGCTGCGCCGGCGCGGGAACTCGCTCGGCGTCGTGTCGATGTGCGCCGGCGGCGGCATGGGCGCCGCGATGGTCATCGAGGTGCGGTAG
- a CDS encoding thiolase C-terminal domain-containing protein: protein MRLLPQLTPANTSFWTSGADGRLRIQGCSDCGTLVHPPVPICPKCRSRAHAPTEVSGRGTVIGFTVNAHQWLPGFEPPYVIAVVALAEQADVRLTTNIVGCAPDEVHIGQEVAVRFEQHEDVWLPLFEPTGGTDPVDRVPEPSRPVPRPPVSDERFEHRSVLSGIGRSAIGRRLMVDPLSLTVDACLEAVADAGLTLADIDGLSTYPGGDGALGGMSEGGVTAVEEALRLNPTWINGGMDIPGPGGAVIAAMMAVASGLCRHVLCFRTVWASTSAALGIHAGGGGRVSGMFEYRGPFGAMSAANWIGMNANQYLHRYGATRELLGAIAVNARANAARNPAAIYRTPMTMDDYFAARPISSPFGLYDCDVPCDGSIAIIVSAAETAGDRPRPAIRVEAVGTQINERVSWDQGTLTHEPQVLGQAAHLWTRTSLRPADVDLALLYDGFTFNAVSWLEALGFCGLGEAQDWIDKGRRIALDGELPVNPHGGQLSEGRTHGFGFLYEAVAQLRHEAGARQVADARTAVVTTGGGTPSGVLLLQRDGH from the coding sequence GTGCGGCTTCTTCCGCAGCTGACACCGGCGAACACCTCGTTCTGGACGTCCGGTGCCGACGGCCGGCTGCGGATCCAGGGCTGTTCCGACTGCGGGACGCTCGTCCACCCGCCCGTGCCGATCTGCCCGAAGTGCCGTAGCCGCGCGCACGCGCCGACCGAGGTCTCCGGGCGCGGCACGGTCATCGGCTTCACCGTGAACGCCCACCAGTGGCTGCCGGGCTTCGAGCCGCCCTACGTCATCGCGGTCGTCGCGCTCGCCGAGCAGGCCGACGTGCGACTGACGACGAACATCGTGGGCTGCGCGCCGGACGAGGTGCACATCGGCCAGGAGGTCGCGGTCCGGTTCGAGCAGCACGAGGACGTGTGGCTGCCGCTGTTCGAGCCGACCGGCGGCACCGACCCGGTCGACCGCGTCCCCGAGCCGAGCCGGCCGGTCCCCCGCCCGCCGGTCAGCGACGAGCGGTTCGAGCACCGGTCCGTGCTCTCCGGCATCGGGCGCTCGGCGATCGGCCGGCGCCTCATGGTCGACCCGCTGTCGCTGACCGTCGACGCCTGCCTGGAGGCGGTCGCCGACGCGGGCCTCACGCTCGCCGACATCGACGGCCTGTCGACCTACCCGGGCGGCGACGGCGCCCTGGGCGGGATGAGCGAGGGCGGGGTCACCGCGGTCGAGGAGGCGCTGCGGCTGAACCCGACCTGGATCAACGGCGGCATGGACATTCCCGGCCCGGGCGGCGCGGTGATCGCCGCGATGATGGCCGTGGCGAGCGGGCTGTGCCGCCACGTGCTGTGCTTCCGGACGGTCTGGGCGTCCACCTCCGCCGCCCTGGGCATCCACGCGGGCGGCGGTGGCCGGGTCTCCGGGATGTTCGAGTACCGGGGGCCGTTCGGGGCGATGTCGGCGGCGAACTGGATCGGCATGAACGCCAACCAGTACCTGCACCGCTACGGCGCGACCCGGGAGCTGCTCGGCGCCATCGCGGTCAACGCCCGGGCGAACGCGGCCCGCAACCCGGCCGCGATCTACCGCACCCCGATGACGATGGACGACTACTTCGCGGCCCGGCCGATCAGCTCGCCGTTCGGCCTGTACGACTGCGACGTGCCCTGCGACGGCTCGATCGCGATCATCGTCTCGGCCGCCGAGACCGCGGGCGACCGGCCCCGCCCGGCGATCCGGGTCGAGGCCGTCGGCACCCAGATCAACGAGCGGGTCTCCTGGGACCAGGGCACCCTCACCCACGAGCCGCAGGTCCTCGGCCAGGCAGCGCACCTGTGGACCAGGACCAGCCTGCGCCCGGCCGACGTCGACCTCGCGCTGCTCTACGACGGCTTCACCTTCAACGCCGTCTCCTGGCTGGAGGCGCTCGGGTTCTGCGGGCTCGGCGAGGCGCAGGACTGGATCGACAAGGGCCGCCGGATCGCGCTGGACGGCGAGCTGCCGGTGAACCCGCACGGCGGCCAGCTCTCCGAGGGCCGCACGCACGGCTTCGGGTTCCTCTACGAGGCGGTGGCCCAGCTGCGTCACGAGGCCGGCGCCCGCCAGGTCGCCGACGCCCGCACCGCCGTCGTGACGACCGGCGGCGGCACCCCGTCCGGCGTCCTCCTGCTGCAGCGCGACGGCCACTGA
- a CDS encoding SDR family NAD(P)-dependent oxidoreductase yields MDESAPAPVAVVTGAAKGIGRAVTHRFIADGGRVVAGDVDEAGLAALADELGTDALATIRCDVTVEDDIAALVELATARFGRLDTAVANAGGGTLSEIADHDFAEWRRVVDLCLHGVFLTVKHAGRVLRDAGHGGSIIALASLNAIQAGRGMGAYCAAKAGVVALTEVAALELGSHGIRVNALAPGLVRTAQTGGVWALPGVLDEFVENTPLGRFAEPEEIANLVAFLASDQASFITGALYSIDGGARTRRYPDMVAGVERLLTAGAPATG; encoded by the coding sequence ATGGACGAATCGGCACCGGCGCCGGTAGCGGTGGTCACCGGAGCGGCGAAGGGCATCGGCCGGGCGGTCACCCACCGGTTCATCGCCGACGGCGGGCGGGTCGTCGCCGGCGACGTCGACGAGGCCGGCCTAGCGGCGCTCGCCGACGAGCTCGGCACCGACGCGCTCGCGACGATCCGCTGCGACGTCACCGTCGAGGACGACATCGCCGCGCTCGTCGAGCTCGCGACGGCGCGGTTCGGCCGGCTGGACACCGCGGTCGCCAACGCCGGCGGCGGGACGCTCAGCGAGATCGCCGACCACGACTTCGCCGAGTGGCGCCGCGTCGTCGACCTCTGCCTGCACGGGGTGTTCCTGACCGTCAAGCACGCCGGCCGGGTGCTGCGCGACGCCGGCCACGGCGGCTCGATCATCGCGCTCGCCAGCCTCAACGCCATCCAGGCCGGCCGCGGCATGGGCGCGTACTGCGCCGCCAAGGCCGGCGTCGTCGCGCTGACCGAGGTCGCCGCGCTGGAGCTCGGCAGCCACGGCATCCGGGTCAACGCGCTCGCTCCCGGGCTGGTCCGGACGGCCCAGACCGGCGGCGTGTGGGCGCTGCCGGGCGTCCTGGACGAGTTCGTCGAGAACACCCCGCTCGGCCGGTTCGCCGAGCCGGAGGAGATCGCCAACCTCGTCGCGTTCCTCGCCTCCGACCAGGCGTCGTTCATCACCGGCGCGCTTTACAGCATCGACGGCGGCGCGCGGACCAGGCGGTACCCGGACATGGTCGCCGGGGTCGAGCGGCTGCTCACCGCGGGAGCTCCCGCCACCGGCTGA
- a CDS encoding mycofactocin-coupled SDR family oxidoreductase, producing the protein MGKLEGKVAFITGAARGQGRSHAIRLASEGADIIAIDLCEQIASVPYPLGTPEDLAQTVKEVEALGRGIVAVKADVRERSQLKAAVDEGIARFGRLDIVLGNAGVCPWDDFTLASGFVDCTDVDLIGVMNTVAVSLPHLTAGASIILTGSTAGMMKGTTEVMGNTGGVGYSWAKQTVARYTEVLALQLAPHNVRLNAIHPTNVNTNLLQNERIYKTFRPDLENPTREDAELAFPVLQSMPIPYIEPNDVSSLVLFLASDDSKYITGLNLRLDAGGMLKGEPAF; encoded by the coding sequence ATGGGCAAGCTTGAGGGCAAGGTCGCCTTCATCACCGGCGCAGCGCGCGGCCAGGGCCGCAGCCACGCGATCCGCCTCGCCAGCGAAGGCGCGGACATCATCGCCATCGACCTCTGCGAGCAGATCGCCAGCGTCCCCTACCCGCTCGGCACCCCCGAGGACCTCGCCCAGACCGTCAAGGAAGTCGAGGCCCTCGGCCGCGGCATCGTCGCGGTGAAGGCGGACGTCCGGGAGCGGTCCCAGCTGAAGGCCGCCGTCGACGAGGGCATCGCCCGGTTCGGCCGCCTCGACATCGTCCTGGGCAACGCGGGCGTCTGCCCCTGGGACGACTTCACCCTCGCCAGCGGCTTCGTCGACTGCACCGACGTCGACCTCATCGGCGTCATGAACACCGTCGCCGTCAGCCTCCCCCACCTCACCGCCGGCGCCTCGATCATCCTGACCGGCTCCACCGCCGGCATGATGAAGGGCACCACCGAGGTCATGGGCAACACCGGCGGGGTCGGCTACTCCTGGGCCAAGCAGACCGTGGCGCGTTACACCGAAGTCCTCGCGTTGCAGCTCGCGCCCCACAACGTGCGGCTCAACGCGATCCACCCGACGAACGTCAACACCAACCTGCTGCAGAACGAGCGCATCTACAAGACGTTCCGCCCCGACCTGGAGAACCCCACCCGCGAGGACGCGGAGCTCGCGTTCCCCGTGCTCCAGTCGATGCCGATCCCCTACATCGAGCCGAACGACGTGAGCTCGCTGGTGCTGTTCCTCGCGTCCGACGACTCGAAGTACATCACCGGCCTCAACCTGCGCCTCGACGCGGGCGGCATGCTCAAGGGCGAGCCGGCCTTCTGA
- a CDS encoding cupin domain-containing protein, translating into MSETTTQETVAQETARGAHRRETFRFAEALPLHESGMMSMPVMSPEAPEQFLEWVSGGGQVVKVLFGDPESGGTSLVWSRFSPGYVLPRHSHSADCLYYVTRGELRMGATVLGEGDGFFQPADRPYTYTAGPDGVEILEFRTTSPFDMRITETLPGWGRVLDAVRANRDDWATQPKV; encoded by the coding sequence ATGAGTGAGACGACGACCCAGGAGACGGTGGCGCAGGAGACGGCGCGAGGCGCACACCGGCGGGAGACCTTCCGGTTCGCCGAGGCGCTGCCGCTGCACGAGTCCGGCATGATGTCGATGCCGGTGATGTCGCCGGAGGCCCCCGAGCAGTTCCTGGAATGGGTCTCGGGCGGTGGCCAGGTCGTCAAGGTGCTGTTCGGTGACCCGGAGTCGGGGGGCACCAGCCTGGTGTGGTCGCGGTTCAGCCCGGGCTACGTGCTGCCGCGTCACTCGCACAGCGCCGACTGCCTGTACTACGTGACCCGCGGCGAGCTGCGGATGGGCGCCACCGTGCTGGGCGAGGGCGACGGCTTCTTCCAGCCGGCCGACCGCCCGTACACCTACACCGCCGGCCCCGACGGCGTGGAGATCCTGGAGTTCCGCACGACCAGCCCGTTCGACATGCGGATCACCGAGACCCTCCCCGGCTGGGGACGCGTCCTGGACGCGGTCCGGGCCAACCGCGACGACTGGGCCACCCAGCCCAAGGTCTGA